One window from the genome of Sulfurospirillum tamanense encodes:
- a CDS encoding response regulator transcription factor, with translation MLSLLLVEDDTALGEELHLFLLDFFEKVTVFTNANDALVWLKNNTADVIMSDICMPDMNGLDFLKRIRKERPHQLLIVISGHPQTDYLLQSIALGIYRFIVKPFDSQQLIEEMHTLTRHLRHQKPQLATSTLWIGEIVQYDLETKRLCVNQKPVHLTKKEGVLLHLLALNRHHCLSEETMAQNIWEEPVPPSTVRALIRRLREKLALPRAIVNYRGFGYQLKTYEADSPRAD, from the coding sequence ATGCTCTCACTGCTTTTAGTGGAAGATGACACAGCACTAGGGGAAGAGCTCCATCTTTTTTTGTTAGACTTTTTTGAAAAAGTGACTGTTTTTACCAATGCCAACGATGCCCTTGTCTGGCTTAAAAACAACACTGCTGATGTGATTATGAGTGACATTTGCATGCCTGACATGAACGGTCTTGATTTTCTTAAACGCATCCGCAAAGAACGCCCCCATCAACTCCTCATTGTAATTTCTGGTCACCCGCAGACAGATTATTTACTTCAAAGCATTGCCTTGGGTATTTATCGCTTTATTGTTAAGCCTTTTGATTCCCAACAACTCATCGAAGAGATGCACACACTCACACGCCACCTCCGCCACCAAAAGCCTCAACTCGCCACTTCAACACTCTGGATTGGGGAGATAGTTCAATACGACCTCGAAACCAAACGCCTTTGCGTAAACCAAAAACCCGTCCATCTCACCAAAAAAGAAGGGGTGCTTCTTCATCTTTTAGCCCTCAATCGGCACCATTGCCTAAGTGAAGAAACGATGGCACAAAACATCTGGGAAGAACCCGTGCCTCCTTCTACTGTCCGCGCCCTCATTCGTAGACTTCGAGAAAAACTTGCCCTTCCCCGCGCCATTGTCAACTACCGTGGGTTTGGATACCAACTCAAGACATATGAGGCAGACTCTCCAAGGGCTGACTAA
- a CDS encoding response regulator, with protein MAHLEELLTMGKTMRILYVEDDEALREELTMLLSDIFDTIVLASNGEEGLAAFQKTPFDLVITDIRMPKMDGIAMIEAMRAIIPNQPIVVTSAHDETEYLLKLIALGVDSFITKPLSSDHILQSLHKSVGYIFESRERARYQEELKQLNASLKDEVARQSKDLKVSCAKAYAYQNAFYKVGNLLLLDTHGEILRVSPGGAGLLGFEAEELIGKSCAMFFHAQNSSLVYEGFLESIMTKAPWQGEVVCQTKTMQSLHVSLSSTPVVLDHEVVEFLVVLQDQTKAQAKLEAQSNETCLVSYMYKHIVDAIPLPAVVLDARGCATFHNFGFVEMVEEGFESGLMYRLKEGTLRLDEMILTEDPFLRMAGLWEKKPKGFEVQGLYETVLGSVDVHVYVKPLDKNANNYLAIICQQGARG; from the coding sequence ATGGCACACTTGGAAGAATTGCTTACAATGGGTAAAACAATGCGCATTTTATACGTGGAAGATGATGAGGCTTTGCGAGAAGAGCTTACAATGCTACTTTCGGATATTTTTGACACCATTGTGCTTGCAAGCAATGGGGAAGAGGGGCTTGCGGCTTTTCAAAAAACACCCTTTGATTTGGTTATTACTGATATTCGTATGCCAAAAATGGACGGTATTGCAATGATTGAAGCGATGCGAGCCATCATTCCAAACCAGCCCATTGTGGTGACATCTGCCCATGATGAAACGGAGTATTTGCTCAAACTCATTGCCCTTGGGGTTGATAGTTTTATTACAAAACCTCTTTCAAGTGACCATATTCTTCAATCTTTACATAAAAGTGTTGGGTATATTTTTGAATCCCGTGAGCGCGCCCGTTATCAAGAAGAGCTAAAACAGCTCAATGCTTCGCTTAAAGACGAAGTGGCGCGGCAAAGCAAGGATTTAAAGGTGAGTTGCGCCAAGGCTTATGCTTATCAAAATGCCTTTTATAAAGTAGGGAATTTACTTTTACTTGACACGCATGGTGAAATTTTGCGCGTTAGTCCTGGAGGTGCGGGGCTTTTGGGCTTTGAAGCAGAGGAGTTGATAGGGAAATCTTGTGCTATGTTTTTTCATGCCCAAAATTCCTCTTTGGTTTATGAAGGGTTTTTGGAAAGCATTATGACTAAAGCACCATGGCAGGGTGAGGTGGTCTGTCAAACAAAAACCATGCAATCTTTACATGTAAGCCTTAGCAGTACCCCTGTCGTCTTGGATCATGAGGTTGTGGAATTTTTGGTTGTGCTACAAGACCAAACAAAAGCACAAGCAAAGCTAGAAGCGCAAAGCAATGAAACGTGTTTGGTCTCTTACATGTACAAGCATATTGTTGATGCCATTCCTTTGCCTGCGGTGGTGTTGGATGCTAGAGGGTGTGCCACTTTTCATAATTTCGGGTTTGTCGAGATGGTTGAGGAAGGGTTTGAGTCAGGATTAATGTATCGCCTTAAAGAGGGGACATTGCGGCTTGATGAGATGATTTTGACGGAAGACCCATTTTTACGCATGGCTGGGTTGTGGGAAAAAAAACCCAAAGGGTTTGAAGTACAAGGATTGTATGAGACGGTTTTGGGGAGTGTGGATGTGCATGTCTATGTCAAGCCATTGGATAAAAATGCCAATAACTACCTTGCGATTATTTGCCAGCAAGGAGCAAGGGGATGA
- a CDS encoding FtsW/RodA/SpoVE family cell cycle protein gives MLQLDKRILTHFDFLIPLLVLPIIGVSYFLVSEASPMLGNKQIVYFAVGFCAFFFFFFFPIRKLEWLLPLFYWLNIALLVSVEFFGVSRLGAKRWLEIPFVHFTIQPSELMKPAFILMLAYLIKQTPPEEEGYGLKMFLKLSFYILLPFLLIAKEPDLGTALVMLIVGYGILFIVGVNKKIWLSLALLIALGAPFLYNSLHGYQKQRIHDFISEKPSYHVRQSLIAIGSGGLLGKDKDEATQTHFKFLPIATSDFIFAYHIERFGFLGALGVVVLYAFLVIHLLTLNLMLKHDYFTRVMTSGLALLIFVYMAVNISMTIGFAPVVGVPLPFFSYGGSSFITFMIFFGIVQNLLAFRFDPTYRFVKIKL, from the coding sequence GTGCTTCAACTAGACAAAAGGATTTTAACACATTTTGACTTTTTGATTCCTCTGCTTGTCTTGCCCATTATCGGGGTGTCTTATTTTCTTGTTTCTGAAGCAAGCCCCATGCTCGGAAACAAACAAATCGTCTATTTTGCCGTAGGATTTTGCGCTTTTTTCTTTTTCTTTTTCTTCCCTATCCGCAAACTCGAATGGCTTCTTCCTCTGTTTTATTGGCTTAATATCGCCCTCCTTGTTAGTGTCGAGTTTTTTGGCGTAAGCCGCTTAGGTGCGAAACGGTGGCTTGAAATTCCTTTTGTTCACTTTACTATTCAGCCTTCTGAACTCATGAAACCTGCTTTCATCCTCATGCTTGCTTATCTCATCAAACAAACACCGCCCGAAGAAGAGGGTTATGGCCTAAAAATGTTTTTGAAGCTTAGTTTTTACATTCTTCTGCCTTTTTTACTTATCGCCAAAGAGCCCGACCTTGGTACAGCACTTGTGATGCTGATTGTAGGGTATGGAATTTTATTTATCGTCGGAGTCAATAAAAAAATCTGGCTTTCTCTAGCTCTGCTAATTGCCCTTGGCGCGCCCTTTTTGTACAACAGTTTACACGGATACCAAAAACAGCGCATTCATGATTTTATTAGTGAAAAGCCCAGCTACCATGTGCGCCAGTCTCTTATCGCCATTGGGTCAGGTGGATTACTAGGCAAAGATAAAGACGAAGCCACACAAACCCATTTTAAATTTCTTCCCATTGCGACGAGTGACTTTATTTTTGCTTACCACATAGAACGCTTTGGTTTTTTGGGCGCCCTTGGCGTGGTTGTTTTGTATGCATTCTTAGTGATACACTTACTTACACTCAATCTTATGCTTAAGCACGATTACTTTACACGCGTCATGACTTCGGGACTTGCATTGCTTATTTTTGTCTACATGGCTGTTAATATCTCTATGACCATTGGCTTTGCTCCTGTAGTAGGAGTGCCTTTGCCTTTTTTTAGCTATGGGGGAAGCAGTTTTATCACGTTTATGATTTTTTTTGGAATTGTTCAAAATCTCTTGGCGTTTCGCTTTGACCCCACTTACCGCTTTGTCAAAATTAAGCTTTAG
- a CDS encoding RluA family pseudouridine synthase, with protein sequence MVNAFTCKDASRLDIFLTSTVAASRNQVAHLIKTHGVIVNGTVVCKTGFKLQAGDKVEVPEVETPAPEAVAVDFEIPILYEDAHILVLNKPPFLTVHPAPSVKEATVVDWLRARGFSLSTLSGEERHGIVHRLDKETSGALVVAKTNEAHRALALQLENKTMGRYYVALIDLPLKDSCVVDKPIARNPKNRLKMGIVEGGREAKSAFCKLAVGKNGTTELIGAKLFSGRTHQIRVHLESLSRHILGDTLYGFKSQKATIPRVMLHAYALYLDHPITQKPMQWCAPLYEDFETQLHNYFTQEEIDEALLFTALACRFDGADEWMPKGSSAARNSLH encoded by the coding sequence TTGGTAAATGCGTTTACATGTAAAGATGCATCGCGTCTTGATATTTTTTTAACTTCCACAGTAGCCGCTTCTCGGAATCAAGTGGCACACCTCATTAAAACCCACGGTGTGATAGTAAACGGAACAGTAGTGTGCAAAACAGGATTTAAACTCCAAGCAGGTGACAAGGTTGAGGTGCCTGAAGTGGAAACTCCTGCGCCAGAAGCAGTCGCAGTGGATTTTGAAATCCCAATTCTGTATGAAGATGCGCATATTTTGGTACTCAATAAACCTCCTTTTTTGACGGTTCATCCAGCGCCTAGCGTCAAAGAAGCCACAGTGGTGGATTGGTTGCGCGCGCGCGGGTTTTCCCTCTCGACCCTTAGCGGCGAAGAGCGCCATGGGATTGTGCACCGTTTAGATAAAGAGACCTCAGGGGCCTTGGTGGTTGCTAAAACCAACGAAGCACACCGCGCACTGGCTTTGCAGCTTGAAAACAAAACCATGGGGCGGTATTACGTGGCACTGATTGATTTGCCTTTAAAAGATTCTTGCGTGGTGGATAAACCCATCGCGCGTAACCCAAAAAACCGTCTTAAGATGGGCATCGTTGAGGGTGGAAGAGAAGCCAAAAGCGCATTTTGTAAATTAGCAGTAGGAAAAAATGGCACCACAGAGCTTATTGGCGCTAAACTTTTTTCAGGTCGAACCCATCAAATACGTGTACATCTTGAAAGCCTATCTCGTCATATTTTGGGCGATACTTTATACGGCTTTAAGAGCCAAAAAGCTACAATCCCAAGGGTTATGCTCCATGCTTACGCCCTGTATTTAGACCATCCCATTACACAAAAACCCATGCAATGGTGTGCGCCTTTGTATGAAGATTTTGAAACACAACTGCACAATTATTTTACTCAGGAGGAAATAGATGAAGCGCTTTTATTCACTGCTCTTGCTTGCCGTTTCGATGGCGCTGATGAGTGGATGCCAAAGGGGTCCTCTGCCGCCAGAAACTCCCTCCATTAA
- the trmB gene encoding tRNA (guanosine(46)-N7)-methyltransferase TrmB, with protein sequence MPNFHASSLTPLSYPHHEEEVVFVWEATSKEESLILTQLDSHQFFIKQLKRPKGTLVKGEKITRPSQVKLLQKGLIAYEKATAASVLFSNIHSTKNHHENPSFHLKTPAFFANDTTQAQEIWVEVGFGSGRHLLHQAKNNPDVLHVGIEIHKPSIEQVIKRAEHEELDNLLVVDYDARILLEFLPANSVGRIFVHFPIPWDKKPHRRVISEGFVEEALRVLKVEGTLELRTDSDAYYAYSLEVFMALAKAKVRIQKNMDLAVSSKYEDRWKRMEKNIYDVTLVNQHKSPLTKAPTPLIFETPLDVQTLKNKTADTTLRGENWFVHVEGWYHIQETHGMLKVAFGAYDRPEHRYVIVEEGKARYFPEEVFSTKANTLAHGALVDWMHA encoded by the coding sequence ATGCCAAATTTTCACGCTTCATCGTTAACCCCTTTGTCTTATCCGCACCATGAAGAAGAAGTGGTCTTTGTTTGGGAGGCAACCTCCAAAGAAGAGTCTTTGATACTGACCCAGTTGGATAGCCATCAGTTTTTTATCAAGCAGCTAAAACGTCCCAAGGGAACGCTTGTGAAAGGGGAAAAAATTACACGTCCCTCGCAGGTGAAGCTTTTGCAAAAAGGGCTTATTGCTTATGAAAAAGCGACGGCCGCCTCGGTGCTTTTTAGCAATATTCACAGTACAAAAAACCATCATGAAAACCCCTCTTTTCATCTTAAAACACCCGCCTTTTTTGCTAATGACACTACTCAGGCGCAAGAAATTTGGGTAGAAGTTGGTTTTGGAAGTGGTCGCCATTTGCTTCACCAGGCAAAAAACAATCCCGATGTTTTACATGTAGGGATTGAAATTCACAAACCTTCAATCGAGCAAGTCATCAAGCGTGCTGAACACGAAGAACTTGATAACCTGCTTGTAGTGGATTATGACGCACGGATTTTATTAGAGTTTTTGCCGGCCAATAGCGTGGGAAGAATTTTTGTGCATTTTCCCATCCCTTGGGACAAAAAGCCACATAGACGCGTGATTTCTGAAGGATTTGTAGAGGAGGCGCTACGGGTGCTTAAGGTCGAGGGAACGTTAGAGCTTCGCACAGATAGTGATGCGTATTATGCCTACAGCTTGGAGGTGTTTATGGCACTTGCCAAAGCAAAGGTGCGCATTCAGAAAAATATGGACTTGGCGGTTAGTAGCAAATACGAAGACCGTTGGAAGCGCATGGAAAAAAATATTTACGATGTAACCCTTGTAAATCAGCACAAAAGCCCTTTGACAAAGGCGCCGACTCCTCTTATTTTTGAAACACCTCTTGATGTGCAGACACTAAAAAATAAGACCGCCGACACAACATTGCGAGGGGAAAATTGGTTTGTACATGTAGAGGGTTGGTACCATATTCAAGAAACCCATGGCATGCTCAAAGTCGCTTTTGGAGCCTACGATAGGCCTGAGCATCGGTATGTTATTGTTGAAGAGGGAAAAGCGCGGTATTTCCCCGAAGAGGTCTTTTCCACTAAAGCCAACACTTTAGCTCATGGTGCCTTGGTGGATTGGATGCACGCATGA
- a CDS encoding cell division ATP-binding protein FtsE: MNHVIEASKISLGYRNDEPVITDGDMRINSQDFAFITGKSGSGKSTLLKSLYGEIALRQGELSVCGISMNAPAGAKLNTLRRYIGIVFQDYRLINEWTVEKNVMLPLLIGGFSKSVCVQQAQKLLKHVKLLHKADRHPLELSGGEQQRVAMARALAHNPVLLLADEPTGNLDEYSSDVIWSLLKSAREHLGTTIVVVTHRIPTTMGSNYKHFFLESGVLYEVS, from the coding sequence ATGAATCATGTGATAGAGGCTTCAAAAATTTCTCTTGGATACCGCAATGACGAACCTGTTATCACCGATGGTGATATGCGGATAAATTCACAGGATTTTGCCTTCATCACAGGGAAAAGCGGTAGTGGAAAATCTACTCTCCTAAAATCACTTTATGGTGAAATTGCATTGCGCCAAGGAGAGCTTTCCGTGTGTGGAATCTCCATGAATGCTCCTGCTGGAGCTAAGCTCAACACCTTGCGCCGTTATATAGGGATCGTCTTTCAAGATTACCGACTCATCAACGAATGGACGGTGGAGAAAAACGTTATGCTTCCACTTTTGATTGGCGGCTTTTCAAAGAGTGTTTGTGTGCAACAAGCACAAAAACTGCTCAAACATGTCAAGCTTTTACACAAGGCAGACAGGCACCCTTTGGAGCTTAGTGGAGGAGAGCAACAGCGCGTAGCCATGGCTAGAGCTTTGGCACATAATCCAGTGTTGCTCTTGGCAGATGAGCCAACGGGGAATTTGGACGAGTACTCCAGTGATGTGATTTGGTCACTTTTGAAAAGTGCGCGTGAGCATTTGGGGACAACCATCGTGGTTGTTACCCACCGCATCCCCACAACGATGGGTTCAAATTATAAACACTTTTTCCTAGAAAGCGGCGTATTGTATGAAGTCTCTTAA
- a CDS encoding FtsX-like permease family protein, which produces MKSLKNHFSVIFPLIVLLFSFQFTRGLEVIVAEYETRITNEYSIIVVASKALEEADIARSVPSLKAMEEVSPSVILDRLKGDISTQNLSLLQLSLPKFYNLKLSSFPSAKALSKIKSDLERMDFISRVETFAKTYDTIYRILVIAKSMAYVFMGLIGVISLLLMLKQMRIWVLEHKERMDIMTLFGAPFWMKSAVLYRLAVVDSFLATCFVVALFYVMPSVPEIASAAAAIDVIIPAIEPLKEGGTLLGISLFFALVSVSMVMLKVKRETP; this is translated from the coding sequence ATGAAGTCTCTTAAAAACCATTTTTCGGTTATTTTTCCTCTCATTGTGCTATTGTTTTCCTTTCAATTTACCCGTGGACTGGAAGTAATAGTAGCAGAGTATGAAACCCGCATCACAAACGAATACAGCATCATTGTGGTTGCTTCTAAGGCGCTCGAGGAAGCCGATATTGCTCGCAGTGTTCCCTCTTTAAAGGCCATGGAAGAGGTTAGCCCGTCGGTTATTTTGGATAGGCTTAAGGGGGATATTTCTACTCAAAATCTCTCTTTGCTACAACTCTCATTGCCAAAATTCTACAACCTCAAACTCTCCTCCTTTCCCTCTGCTAAAGCATTAAGTAAAATTAAGAGTGATTTAGAGCGTATGGACTTTATTAGTAGGGTTGAAACCTTTGCAAAAACCTATGACACGATTTACCGTATTTTGGTGATTGCAAAAAGCATGGCGTACGTTTTTATGGGTCTTATTGGGGTTATTTCCTTACTTTTGATGCTTAAGCAAATGCGTATTTGGGTGCTTGAACATAAAGAACGCATGGACATCATGACTCTTTTTGGCGCTCCCTTTTGGATGAAAAGTGCGGTACTGTACCGCCTTGCCGTGGTGGATTCTTTTTTGGCAACATGCTTTGTAGTAGCTTTGTTTTATGTTATGCCCTCAGTGCCCGAAATTGCATCGGCTGCGGCGGCGATTGATGTGATTATTCCTGCTATTGAGCCTTTGAAAGAAGGGGGCACGTTGTTAGGAATTTCTTTATTTTTTGCTCTTGTTTCAGTCAGCATGGTAATGCTAAAGGTTAAAAGAGAAACACCATGA
- a CDS encoding murein hydrolase activator EnvC family protein, which translates to MIRLFLGVVLLLVTGSAATTKEKISSSSASLSATTKQERQIGQKLEAIANDISNERKALENLAQEIETLQGQIKTLQEETKEATQELEVLKTQNTELEKTKQELEQRMIRIIAEQFSFHMVTDQGYQESIESIIADAVLEKMDALIKKDFKELSAEYSHTNEEIRKRNRDITKLNESLKGLRTKESALLGLRDKQRQSLAELDKQNALYRKRLGEIYAEKKELQETLERLKIVQRAEEEKKAQAEAEAAARAAAAAQTPSEAQQVTVRQIGSSYQSSRVKRYSGQKTIAPLDSFEVKQAFGNYVDPIYKIKIFNESVVLRSKTPLAQVKNVLGGKVVYAGNTNMLNHVVIVENSNGIHTIYAQMTQIAPTIKVGSRIKEGYVIGRIDQDLTFEVTQQNFHINPLELITVR; encoded by the coding sequence ATGATACGTCTGTTTCTAGGGGTTGTGCTCTTGCTTGTTACAGGGAGCGCTGCCACCACCAAGGAAAAAATCTCTTCAAGCAGTGCTTCTTTGAGCGCTACAACCAAACAAGAGCGTCAAATTGGCCAAAAACTTGAGGCTATCGCCAATGATATTTCCAATGAAAGAAAAGCACTTGAAAATCTAGCGCAAGAGATTGAGACGCTTCAAGGACAGATTAAAACTCTCCAAGAAGAGACTAAAGAGGCGACCCAAGAGCTTGAAGTGTTAAAAACACAAAACACCGAATTGGAAAAAACAAAACAAGAATTAGAGCAGCGTATGATTCGTATTATTGCCGAACAATTCTCATTTCATATGGTAACCGACCAGGGTTATCAAGAAAGCATCGAGAGTATTATTGCAGATGCGGTGCTTGAAAAAATGGACGCGCTCATTAAAAAAGACTTCAAAGAGTTAAGTGCCGAATATTCTCATACAAATGAAGAAATCCGCAAACGCAACCGAGATATTACAAAGCTCAATGAGTCTTTAAAGGGATTGCGCACCAAGGAGAGTGCACTTCTTGGTCTTAGGGATAAGCAACGTCAAAGCTTGGCCGAGCTTGATAAGCAAAACGCCTTATACCGGAAGCGTCTAGGGGAAATTTACGCAGAAAAAAAAGAGCTTCAAGAAACCCTCGAGCGCTTAAAGATTGTACAGCGTGCCGAAGAAGAAAAAAAGGCGCAAGCTGAGGCTGAAGCCGCCGCACGTGCCGCAGCCGCGGCACAAACACCCTCAGAAGCACAGCAAGTGACGGTACGCCAGATTGGTTCATCTTACCAAAGTAGTCGCGTGAAACGCTATAGTGGCCAAAAAACCATTGCACCTTTGGACAGTTTTGAAGTAAAGCAGGCGTTTGGAAATTATGTTGATCCTATTTATAAAATTAAGATTTTTAATGAATCTGTAGTATTGCGCTCCAAGACTCCTTTGGCGCAAGTTAAAAATGTTCTGGGGGGGAAGGTTGTTTATGCGGGTAACACAAACATGCTAAACCATGTTGTTATTGTGGAAAACAGCAATGGTATCCACACAATTTATGCCCAGATGACCCAAATCGCTCCCACGATAAAAGTTGGTTCGCGCATTAAGGAGGGTTATGTGATTGGCAGAATTGACCAAGACCTCACCTTTGAAGTTACCCAGCAAAATTTCCACATCAACCCCCTTGAACTCATCACCGTGCGCTAG
- the pyrH gene encoding UMP kinase: protein MEKARKRVLVKFSGEALAGENGFGIDTSILRFIASEIKSMVEANVEVGIVIGGGNIIRGVSAAKDGIIKRTSGDYMGMLSTVINSVAMQEALEYVGTDVRVQSAIKMEAICETFIVRRAQRHLEKGRIVIFAAGTGNPFFTTDTAATLRAIEIGADMIIKATKVDGVYDKDPNKFLDATLLHELSYDQAMQDSIKVMDDTSIALAKDNGLPIVVCNMFKKGNILNIINGDYSLCSVVK from the coding sequence ATGGAAAAGGCTAGAAAGCGGGTATTGGTTAAGTTCTCGGGTGAGGCATTAGCGGGCGAAAATGGGTTTGGTATTGACACATCTATCTTGCGTTTTATTGCTTCTGAGATCAAGTCCATGGTAGAGGCAAATGTAGAAGTTGGCATTGTTATTGGTGGAGGCAACATTATCCGTGGTGTGAGTGCAGCAAAAGATGGGATTATTAAGCGCACCAGCGGTGATTACATGGGAATGCTTTCCACGGTCATTAACAGTGTTGCTATGCAAGAAGCGTTGGAGTATGTGGGTACAGATGTGCGGGTGCAAAGTGCTATCAAAATGGAAGCCATTTGTGAAACCTTCATTGTGCGCCGTGCGCAGCGCCATTTAGAAAAAGGGCGCATTGTTATTTTTGCTGCAGGAACAGGCAATCCTTTTTTTACTACAGACACAGCAGCCACGTTACGCGCCATTGAGATTGGTGCGGATATGATTATTAAGGCAACGAAAGTTGATGGCGTGTACGACAAAGACCCTAATAAATTTCTAGACGCAACCCTGCTGCATGAGCTTAGTTACGACCAAGCCATGCAAGATAGCATTAAAGTCATGGATGATACCTCAATTGCACTGGCTAAAGACAATGGGCTTCCTATTGTTGTGTGCAATATGTTTAAAAAAGGCAACATCCTCAATATCATTAACGGCGACTACAGCCTCTGCTCTGTCGTCAAATAA
- a CDS encoding DNA-directed RNA polymerase subunit omega, with amino-acid sequence MRIEKITAKAMEHMDGDRYKLALVVAKRAEELAAGSMPLISVDKNKVKFADIALMEVAEGKLSIETLLRCEE; translated from the coding sequence ATGAGAATTGAAAAAATTACCGCAAAAGCCATGGAACACATGGACGGAGATCGCTATAAGCTTGCATTGGTTGTTGCTAAGCGCGCAGAAGAGTTGGCAGCAGGTTCTATGCCATTAATTAGTGTAGACAAAAATAAAGTAAAATTTGCAGACATTGCCCTCATGGAAGTAGCCGAGGGAAAGCTTAGCATCGAGACACTTTTACGCTGCGAAGAGTAG